One genomic segment of Nothobranchius furzeri strain GRZ-AD chromosome 10, NfurGRZ-RIMD1, whole genome shotgun sequence includes these proteins:
- the LOC139072316 gene encoding spectrin alpha chain, non-erythrocytic 1-like isoform X1 — translation MSDLSAYGSSIQALKEQAQSCRDLKANESRLRDINKVASELESEGLMAEEAPMVQAQQQEHLGSAPGKVRVVLRLHQNQTWCLCYHSFVCLQDEADSNTASPWKTVRLGVQTTANFNSIKVRGSSSLPV, via the exons atgtcggacctgtcggcttacggcagcagcatccaggccctgaaggagcaggcccagtcctgcagg gacctgaaggccaacgagtcccgcctgagggacatcaacaaggtggcatctgaactggagtcagaaggtctgatggctgaggaggctcctatggttcaggctcag caacaagaacatctgggttctgctcctggaaaggtgcgtgttgtcctccgcctccaccagaaccagacgtggtgtttatgttaccactcatttgtttgtttacaggatgaagccgactctaacacggcgtcaccctggaag accgtacggttgggcgttcagacgacggctaactttaattccatcaaggtaagaggaagctcttcccttcctgtctga
- the LOC139072316 gene encoding spectrin alpha chain, non-erythrocytic 1-like isoform X2: MSDLSAYGSSIQALKEQAQSCRDLKANESRLRDINKVASELESEGLMAEEAPMVQAQQQEHLGSAPGKDEADSNTASPWKTVRLGVQTTANFNSIKVRGSSSLPV, encoded by the exons atgtcggacctgtcggcttacggcagcagcatccaggccctgaaggagcaggcccagtcctgcagg gacctgaaggccaacgagtcccgcctgagggacatcaacaaggtggcatctgaactggagtcagaaggtctgatggctgaggaggctcctatggttcaggctcag caacaagaacatctgggttctgctcctggaaag gatgaagccgactctaacacggcgtcaccctggaag accgtacggttgggcgttcagacgacggctaactttaattccatcaaggtaagaggaagctcttcccttcctgtctga